The following is a genomic window from Pseudomonadota bacterium.
CTCAAAGCAGACTCCGGAGTTGCGGCAAGCCAGCTCAAGCTTGGAAATTCCGCACAGAGACCGACATATTCCCGGTCATCTTCAGACCAGGTGACCCGATAGGTGTAATGGTCATTTTTTAAGGGCATTTTCCACCTCCATTCTTTCTATGGCTTGCAGGACCTGTTTGACCTGATACGCTTTTGCTTTACCTTTGCTGTTTTGAATATTCACGCGGGGGTTCCCATGCCACGGGGTTTTGTATACTCTATGACTACTTCCTGTCTGCCTTGCTTCACCAAAATAATGATCGCATATTTTGCATAAATCTGCAAAGCGGACATTGACAGGGCTTTCCTTGATCTGTTTCAGAATATCTTTTAGCGGCGCCATATTGCCATGATATCACTATTGATACTATTGTCAAGGTCGGGAGATATGGTTTTTAGACGCACAACCGGCACTTTTTACTCTTCATTCTTCACTCTGCACTCTTCATTTTTCAACTTCATTTTTCTGGCAGGGAAACCGTTACCGTGCAGCCGGCGCCAGGGTTGTTGGCGATCGAGACGGTGCCGCCCATGGCGACGGTGAATTTCCTGACCAGGGCA
Proteins encoded in this region:
- a CDS encoding toxin HicA, translated to MAPLKDILKQIKESPVNVRFADLCKICDHYFGEARQTGSSHRVYKTPWHGNPRVNIQNSKGKAKAYQVKQVLQAIERMEVENALKK